The Blastomonas fulva genome contains a region encoding:
- a CDS encoding peroxiredoxin — translation MRASTAFSLAALALTAGTAGLVAASPAIAADAAKVAIGSKAPLFTTTGAKAGKAYKLNLASELKKGPVVLYFFPKAFTSGCTAEAHEFATRMDDFKKAGATVIGLSADGIDELKKFSTEACQSKFAVAQATPQMIQAYGVGLAGRPNMTGRTSMVVAPNGRVTFVHNDMDYRDHVKLTLGAVQSMAKAKAKKG, via the coding sequence ATGCGCGCTTCCACCGCCTTTTCGCTCGCCGCTCTCGCCCTCACCGCCGGAACCGCAGGTCTGGTGGCCGCATCCCCGGCGATCGCAGCCGACGCGGCCAAGGTCGCGATCGGCAGCAAGGCGCCCTTGTTCACCACCACGGGCGCCAAGGCCGGCAAGGCCTACAAGCTCAACCTGGCGAGCGAGCTCAAAAAGGGCCCGGTCGTCCTCTATTTCTTCCCCAAGGCGTTCACCAGCGGCTGCACTGCAGAGGCGCATGAATTCGCGACGCGGATGGACGACTTCAAGAAGGCCGGTGCGACCGTGATCGGCCTGTCCGCAGACGGCATCGACGAGCTCAAGAAATTCTCGACCGAGGCATGCCAGAGCAAGTTCGCCGTGGCGCAGGCCACACCGCAGATGATCCAGGCCTATGGCGTGGGTCTCGCCGGACGTCCCAACATGACCGGACGCACCAGCATGGTCGTCGCCCCCAATGGCCGGGTGACCTTCGTCCACAACGACATGGACTATCGCGATCACGTCAAGCTGACGCTGGGCGCTGTGCAGTCGATGGCCAAGGCCAAAGCCAAGAAGGGCTGA
- a CDS encoding acyl-CoA carboxylase subunit beta: MTWQTEIDELNRRRALAEDMGGAEKVARQHSRGKMDARARIDGLLDPGSFREIGKIAGRGSYDANGELTGFAASNFIFGRGDIDGRAVVASADDFTVRGGSADAALHRKFVQCEAMAHELRLPLVRMIDGTGGGGSVKTLETMGYTYVPMVPGWDHIVTNLETVPVVALALGPTAGLGAARTVASHYSIMVKGLSQLFAAGPAVAAAIGETVDKEQLGGTEIHCRNGVVDEEVESEAQAFATARRFLSYLPSSVDTLTARAACNDPVDRREQALLSTVPRSPAQVYAMRRVLTQVFDTGSVFEMGRRWGRAVITAFARLDGWPVAVLASDPSFLGGSWEAKTSEKAERFVRLADQFRLPIVHLVDNPGFMIGADAERAGTIRYGVNAMNAIYRATVPLASVIVRRAYGIAGSAMSNAERFQYRFAWPSGDWGSLPIDGGVEVAYKSELEVSDDPAAHLEAIRDRLNKVRSPFRSAEHFAVEDIIDPRDTRPLLCEFAELAWARLNGARL; the protein is encoded by the coding sequence ATGACCTGGCAGACCGAAATCGATGAGCTGAACCGGCGGCGCGCGCTCGCCGAGGATATGGGCGGCGCAGAGAAAGTCGCGCGCCAGCATTCGCGCGGCAAGATGGATGCGCGCGCGCGGATCGACGGGCTGCTCGACCCCGGCAGCTTCCGTGAGATCGGGAAGATCGCCGGGCGCGGCAGCTATGATGCCAATGGCGAGCTGACAGGTTTTGCCGCTTCCAACTTCATCTTCGGGCGCGGCGATATCGACGGCCGCGCGGTGGTCGCCAGCGCCGATGATTTCACCGTCCGCGGCGGCTCCGCCGATGCAGCGCTGCACCGCAAGTTCGTCCAGTGCGAGGCGATGGCACACGAATTGCGCCTGCCCCTGGTCCGCATGATCGATGGCACCGGCGGCGGCGGATCGGTCAAGACGCTCGAAACGATGGGTTATACCTATGTGCCGATGGTGCCCGGCTGGGACCACATCGTCACCAATCTGGAAACCGTGCCTGTCGTCGCGCTCGCGCTGGGCCCCACCGCGGGCCTGGGCGCTGCGCGAACGGTCGCCAGCCATTATTCGATCATGGTCAAGGGCCTGTCGCAGCTGTTCGCCGCGGGACCCGCGGTCGCCGCCGCGATCGGCGAGACGGTCGACAAGGAGCAGCTGGGCGGCACCGAGATCCATTGCCGCAACGGCGTGGTCGACGAGGAGGTGGAGAGCGAAGCTCAGGCCTTTGCCACCGCGCGGCGTTTTCTGTCCTACCTTCCGTCCTCGGTCGACACGCTTACCGCGCGCGCAGCTTGCAACGACCCTGTGGATCGCCGCGAACAGGCGCTGCTCTCCACCGTCCCGCGCAGCCCGGCGCAGGTCTATGCGATGCGCCGCGTGCTGACCCAGGTGTTCGATACCGGCAGCGTGTTCGAGATGGGCAGACGCTGGGGCCGCGCGGTAATTACCGCCTTTGCCCGGCTCGATGGCTGGCCGGTCGCGGTGCTGGCGAGCGATCCCAGCTTTCTGGGAGGATCGTGGGAGGCCAAGACCAGCGAAAAGGCCGAGCGTTTCGTCAGGCTTGCGGACCAGTTCCGGCTGCCGATCGTGCATCTGGTCGACAATCCCGGTTTCATGATCGGCGCCGATGCCGAGCGTGCGGGCACCATCCGCTACGGCGTCAACGCGATGAATGCGATCTATCGCGCCACGGTACCGCTGGCATCGGTGATCGTGCGCCGCGCTTATGGCATAGCGGGTTCGGCGATGTCGAACGCCGAGCGGTTCCAGTATCGCTTTGCCTGGCCCAGCGGGGATTGGGGCTCGCTGCCGATCGACGGCGGGGTTGAGGTTGCATACAAGTCGGAACTCGAGGTGAGCGATGATCCGGCGGCGCATCTCGAGGCGATCCGGGACCGGCTCAACAAGGTGCGCAGCCCGTTCCGCAGCGCGGAACATTTCGCGGTGGAGGACATCATCGATCCGCGCGACACCCGGCCCCTTCTCTGCGAGTTTGCGGAGCTTGCCTGGGCGAGGCTCAACGGTGCAAGGTTGTGA
- a CDS encoding Thivi_2564 family membrane protein, whose product MPILSLILVLVAVGVGLWLINNYIPMDGKIKSILNAVVVIGVIIWLLQVFGILGSLSGATVG is encoded by the coding sequence GTGCCTATTCTCAGCCTTATTCTTGTTCTCGTAGCAGTTGGCGTCGGCCTGTGGCTGATCAACAATTACATCCCGATGGATGGCAAGATCAAAAGTATCCTGAACGCCGTGGTCGTGATCGGCGTGATCATCTGGCTGCTGCAGGTATTCGGCATCCTGGGCTCGCTCAGCGGCGCGACCGTGGGCTGA
- a CDS encoding RDD family protein has protein sequence MARAAQPGRSHGTDPKLKRTLVTPEGVALAVAVAPASARIGALFIDLAALFGLVLGFVLTLALLAWAYSSAGLPAVSDGFVNFLVVLFIIGLFLARNAYFLFFELGQRAATWGKRAVGIRVASRDGGRLTAEAVIARNLLRDIEMFLPLMFMTSGGVQGTLSEFAAWSGIIWVGIFLVFPLLNKDRLRCGDLIAGTWVVEAPRSTLGAVVTNGVTPGAAAADAPSLPPDRYRFGDDELSVYGEYELQMLEQVLRTANPDAMETVAATICAKIGWSAPSGDERAFLDAYYTQLRARLERGLRFGRRRADKNS, from the coding sequence ATGGCGCGCGCTGCGCAGCCTGGCCGCAGCCACGGCACCGACCCGAAGCTGAAACGCACGCTGGTAACGCCCGAAGGCGTCGCATTGGCGGTCGCTGTTGCCCCTGCCAGCGCGCGGATCGGGGCGCTTTTCATCGATCTGGCCGCGCTTTTCGGTCTTGTGCTGGGCTTTGTGCTGACGCTGGCGTTGCTCGCCTGGGCCTATTCGTCCGCCGGACTGCCTGCCGTCTCGGATGGGTTCGTCAATTTCCTGGTGGTGCTGTTCATCATCGGGCTGTTTCTGGCGCGCAACGCGTATTTCCTTTTCTTCGAGCTGGGCCAGCGGGCCGCGACCTGGGGCAAGCGCGCGGTCGGAATCCGCGTGGCCTCGCGCGACGGCGGGCGGCTGACGGCGGAGGCGGTGATCGCGCGTAACCTGCTGCGCGATATAGAGATGTTCCTGCCGCTGATGTTCATGACATCGGGCGGGGTGCAGGGGACGCTGAGCGAATTTGCCGCGTGGTCGGGGATCATCTGGGTTGGCATCTTCCTGGTCTTCCCGCTGCTCAACAAGGACCGGCTGCGCTGCGGTGATCTGATCGCGGGGACCTGGGTGGTGGAAGCCCCGCGGTCCACGCTGGGCGCGGTGGTCACCAACGGTGTGACGCCAGGCGCTGCGGCGGCGGACGCACCGAGCCTGCCGCCCGATCGCTATCGCTTCGGGGATGACGAGCTTTCTGTCTATGGCGAATACGAGCTTCAGATGCTCGAACAGGTGCTGCGCACCGCCAATCCCGATGCGATGGAAACGGTGGCCGCCACCATCTGCGCCAAGATCGGCTGGAGCGCGCCTTCAGGTGACGAACGCGCATTCCTGGACGCGTATTATACCCAGTTGCGCGCGCGGCTGGAACGGGGTCTGCGCTTCGGCAGACGCCGCGCCGACAAGAACAGCTGA
- a CDS encoding stage II sporulation protein M, whose amino-acid sequence MNGQVTNPGGEQAVAAAVLRSDRFRLEREADWVRLDGMITAMEKGKLKRLADDDVMALPVLYRNLLSSLSIARESSLDAGLIAYLESLTLRAYFIVYGTRTTFGGWCRSFFGGALSRAVRAIGFDIVVALAAMVIGAVLGFMLVDADTQWFYRLVPAQFSDVRVPGASREALAGTLFGKQDGEGLSVFAAYLFNNNAQVAILAFALGFAFGVPTVLLLIYNTATLGAMLWVFASRGLTVEFVGWLSIHGTTELLAILLAGSAGLHIGRALGFPGKRSHLAALSQSGRTSAQVMTGVIVMLICAGLLEGFARQLVQATEVRYAIGYGILALWLAYFFAFRPRRS is encoded by the coding sequence GTGAACGGGCAGGTGACCAATCCCGGCGGCGAGCAGGCGGTTGCCGCTGCGGTGCTGCGCAGCGACCGCTTCCGGCTGGAGCGCGAGGCCGACTGGGTGCGGCTCGATGGCATGATCACCGCGATGGAAAAGGGCAAGCTCAAGCGGCTCGCCGATGATGACGTGATGGCGCTGCCGGTGTTGTATCGCAACCTGCTCTCCAGCCTGTCGATCGCGCGCGAAAGCTCGCTCGATGCCGGGCTCATCGCCTACCTCGAATCGCTCACCTTGCGCGCCTATTTTATCGTCTACGGCACGCGCACCACCTTTGGCGGCTGGTGCCGCAGCTTCTTTGGCGGCGCCCTCAGCCGCGCGGTGCGCGCAATCGGGTTCGACATCGTGGTCGCGCTCGCAGCGATGGTGATCGGGGCGGTGCTGGGTTTCATGCTGGTCGATGCCGACACGCAATGGTTTTACAGGCTGGTGCCAGCGCAGTTCAGCGACGTGCGCGTTCCCGGTGCTTCGCGCGAGGCTCTGGCGGGCACGCTGTTCGGCAAGCAGGACGGCGAGGGCCTTTCGGTGTTCGCTGCCTATCTGTTCAACAACAACGCCCAGGTCGCGATCCTCGCCTTTGCATTGGGGTTTGCCTTTGGCGTGCCGACGGTGCTGCTGCTGATCTACAACACCGCAACGCTGGGGGCGATGCTGTGGGTTTTCGCCTCGCGCGGGCTGACGGTGGAGTTCGTCGGCTGGTTGTCGATCCACGGCACCACCGAGCTGCTGGCGATCCTGCTGGCAGGCTCAGCCGGGCTGCATATCGGCCGTGCGCTCGGTTTTCCCGGAAAGCGCAGCCATCTGGCGGCGCTCAGCCAGTCGGGGCGCACCTCGGCGCAGGTGATGACCGGCGTCATTGTGATGCTCATCTGCGCCGGGCTGCTCGAAGGCTTTGCCCGGCAGCTCGTCCAGGCGACCGAAGTCCGTTATGCCATCGGCTATGGCATCCTGGCGCTGTGGCTGGCCTATTTCTTCGCTTTCCGTCCGAGGCGCAGCTGA
- a CDS encoding DUF58 domain-containing protein gives MIAFYPSLRAGLLIAGGAPISVLLAAVSPGLWALGPAWSAAMLLLAALDALVAGRAREIRLVVPASSELGQAVVIGVEAELSARTPVRRAEASIAVETRLVPSGRGDGGLTASGPSDDLSGSIALHPVRRGSLMIERLWIRWQGPMGLGWRQASQASGESVAILPDIAVVRAPALQVFLKEAIFGILARQMRGEGSEFEALVEYQPGFDRRAIDWKSSARHSKLLAREYDTERNNQIVFALDSGSDMCEPVAGLPRIDRAVSAALLTSYVALKAGDQVRLFSFAARPERTTPFVSGSRNFFRLQSEAAQIDYRFEESNYTLALSTLAAQLQRRSLIVVFTDFTDPTSAELMLESVGRLIDRHLLLFVAMEDEELLALVDQTPETSEQVAQSVAAAGLLAQRRMVITRLRHLGIEVIEGRHDEIGTRLMNAYLKIKRRGQL, from the coding sequence TTGATTGCGTTCTACCCCAGTCTGCGCGCCGGGCTGCTGATTGCGGGCGGAGCGCCGATATCGGTGCTGCTGGCGGCGGTGTCACCGGGTCTTTGGGCGCTGGGCCCGGCCTGGTCAGCGGCCATGCTGCTGCTGGCCGCGCTCGATGCGCTGGTCGCGGGCCGCGCGCGCGAAATCCGGCTGGTGGTCCCTGCGAGCAGCGAGCTGGGGCAGGCTGTGGTGATCGGGGTGGAGGCCGAGCTTTCGGCCCGGACGCCGGTGCGCCGGGCGGAGGCCAGCATCGCGGTGGAGACCAGGCTGGTGCCGAGCGGGCGCGGCGATGGCGGGCTGACCGCCTCGGGCCCGTCCGATGACCTGTCGGGCAGCATTGCGCTGCATCCGGTGCGCCGCGGTTCGCTGATGATCGAGCGGCTGTGGATCCGCTGGCAAGGGCCGATGGGGCTTGGCTGGCGGCAGGCCAGCCAGGCGAGCGGCGAAAGCGTCGCGATCCTGCCCGATATTGCCGTGGTGCGTGCGCCGGCGCTGCAGGTGTTCCTCAAGGAAGCGATCTTCGGCATCCTCGCGCGGCAGATGCGCGGCGAGGGTAGCGAATTCGAGGCGCTGGTGGAATATCAGCCGGGCTTCGACCGTCGCGCGATCGACTGGAAGAGCTCTGCGCGGCACTCCAAGCTGCTGGCGCGCGAATATGACACCGAGCGCAACAACCAGATCGTCTTCGCGCTCGATTCGGGTTCCGATATGTGCGAGCCGGTTGCGGGCCTGCCGCGGATCGATCGCGCGGTTTCTGCGGCGCTGCTGACCAGCTATGTCGCCTTGAAGGCGGGCGATCAGGTGCGGTTGTTCTCCTTCGCCGCGCGGCCAGAGCGCACCACGCCGTTCGTGTCGGGCAGCCGCAACTTCTTTCGCCTGCAATCGGAAGCCGCGCAGATCGATTACCGGTTCGAGGAAAGCAACTACACGCTTGCGCTCTCGACGCTGGCCGCGCAATTGCAGCGCCGCTCGCTGATCGTCGTCTTCACCGATTTCACCGACCCGACCAGCGCCGAGCTGATGCTCGAATCGGTGGGGCGGCTGATCGACCGGCACCTGCTGCTGTTCGTCGCGATGGAGGACGAGGAACTGCTCGCGCTTGTCGACCAGACACCCGAGACCAGCGAGCAGGTGGCACAGAGCGTCGCGGCGGCAGGCTTGCTCGCGCAGCGTCGGATGGTGATCACACGCCTCAGGCATCTGGGGATCGAGGTGATCGAGGGGCGGCATGACGAGATCGGCACGCGGCTGATGAACGCCTATCTCAAGATAAAGCGGCGGGGACAGCTGTGA
- a CDS encoding AAA family ATPase, whose amino-acid sequence MNIADINALGGRIRAEMAKAIIGQDDTIDHMLIALFSSGHVLLEGPPGTAKTFMAQCFAACLSLDFGRIQFTPDLMPGDIIGSNLFNFQTSEFTLTRGAIFTDLLLADEINRTPPKTQAALLEAMQERSVTLDGTRHALSRHFMVVATQNPIEQQGVYPLPEAQLDRFLFKLLVGYPSAEEETRIVAEYGKRTGAQRPSAFAIQPQVSGDELVAARAAVGEVRLVEDVVAYIVRLVRATRETADFESGASPRAAIMLANAARARAALQGRDYVIPDDVKQLAASVLRHRTLLSPAAEIEGRRVEAIVAELVERTEAPR is encoded by the coding sequence ATGAACATTGCCGATATCAACGCGCTGGGCGGGCGCATCCGGGCGGAGATGGCCAAGGCGATCATCGGCCAGGACGACACCATCGACCACATGCTGATCGCGTTGTTCTCGTCGGGCCATGTGCTGCTGGAGGGGCCCCCGGGCACCGCCAAGACCTTCATGGCGCAATGCTTTGCCGCGTGCCTGTCGCTCGATTTCGGGCGCATCCAGTTCACGCCGGACCTGATGCCGGGCGACATCATCGGCTCCAACCTGTTCAACTTCCAAACCAGCGAGTTCACGCTGACCCGCGGCGCGATTTTCACCGATTTGCTGCTCGCCGATGAAATCAACCGCACCCCGCCCAAGACGCAAGCCGCGCTGCTCGAGGCGATGCAGGAGCGTAGCGTCACATTGGACGGCACCCGCCACGCGTTGTCGCGGCATTTCATGGTTGTGGCGACCCAGAACCCGATCGAGCAGCAGGGTGTGTACCCGCTGCCCGAGGCGCAGCTCGACCGCTTTCTGTTCAAGCTGCTGGTCGGCTATCCCAGCGCCGAGGAAGAAACGCGGATCGTCGCCGAATACGGCAAGCGCACCGGCGCACAGCGGCCATCGGCGTTCGCCATCCAGCCCCAGGTCAGCGGCGACGAGCTGGTCGCGGCGCGCGCGGCGGTGGGCGAGGTGAGGCTGGTCGAGGATGTCGTCGCCTACATCGTGCGGCTGGTGCGCGCGACGCGCGAGACTGCGGATTTCGAAAGCGGTGCATCGCCCCGCGCCGCGATCATGCTCGCCAATGCCGCGCGCGCGCGCGCAGCGCTGCAGGGCCGCGATTATGTGATCCCCGATGACGTCAAGCAGCTTGCCGCCTCGGTGCTGCGCCACCGCACCTTGCTGTCGCCCGCCGCCGAGATCGAGGGCCGCCGGGTCGAGGCGATCGTCGCCGAGCTGGTCGAGCGCACCGAGGCGCCGCGTTGA
- a CDS encoding DUF4350 domain-containing protein, with translation MAAGNASGGSANPFARGTVLLMVAIGFAAFLALLYAIGAGGALRSGNNGAAHGASVSAIGYSALGRLLEQTGTKVSYGRSPNSLQQQGLLIVTPELSADPEELAAMVNQRRTLGPTLIILPKWQATPEQGLRAGWVRLESPSVALQAPQVLSQLVQARTRLEGFDSEFTSLPPIDLAKPAEQAAVLKAALKSRVTISGSGLRTVLADPATGAARVAVIDDGSLPSSPETVAEPQTMNGFGGPLYRTVIVADADLMNNLGLASRETAAQALQILDAAGARNERDVVFDLTQNGLGTSENLLSVAFRPPFVGAVVSLALAAIAFGWMAFCRFGPALAEAQPFGFGKTALVKGGAGLIRRLGRDHLTAPAYADLVRERAARSLGLPAGMPHEQVDERLAMVSPDAEGRSYETLSASMRAARDRPSIVAAARALHAWKKERLG, from the coding sequence ATGGCAGCTGGCAACGCAAGCGGCGGCAGCGCCAATCCCTTCGCACGCGGCACCGTGCTGCTGATGGTGGCGATCGGTTTTGCCGCGTTTCTTGCGCTGCTCTACGCAATCGGGGCGGGCGGGGCATTGCGTTCGGGCAACAACGGTGCGGCGCACGGCGCCTCGGTGAGTGCGATCGGCTATTCGGCGCTCGGGCGGCTGCTCGAACAGACCGGAACCAAGGTCAGCTATGGCCGCAGCCCGAATTCGCTGCAGCAGCAGGGCCTGCTGATCGTGACGCCAGAGCTCAGCGCCGACCCCGAAGAGCTGGCAGCGATGGTCAACCAACGCCGCACCTTAGGGCCTACTCTGATCATTCTGCCCAAATGGCAGGCGACTCCCGAACAGGGATTGAGGGCCGGTTGGGTGCGGCTGGAATCGCCCTCGGTTGCACTGCAGGCGCCGCAGGTCCTGTCGCAGCTTGTGCAAGCGAGGACGCGGCTGGAAGGCTTCGACAGCGAGTTCACCTCGCTCCCACCGATCGACCTGGCGAAGCCTGCGGAACAGGCAGCTGTGCTGAAAGCAGCGCTCAAATCAAGGGTTACGATTAGCGGCTCAGGTCTGCGCACGGTGCTGGCTGACCCCGCAACCGGTGCGGCGCGCGTCGCCGTGATCGATGATGGTAGCTTGCCAAGTTCGCCTGAGACCGTAGCTGAACCGCAGACTATGAACGGTTTCGGGGGGCCGTTGTACCGCACGGTGATTGTTGCTGACGCCGATCTGATGAACAATCTGGGCCTCGCCAGTCGCGAGACTGCGGCGCAAGCTTTGCAGATACTGGATGCGGCGGGAGCCAGGAACGAACGAGACGTGGTGTTCGATCTTACCCAGAATGGCCTCGGCACATCTGAAAACCTGCTCTCGGTCGCCTTCCGTCCGCCTTTTGTGGGTGCGGTGGTGAGCCTGGCGCTGGCGGCGATCGCATTCGGCTGGATGGCATTCTGTCGTTTCGGCCCGGCGCTGGCCGAGGCGCAGCCCTTCGGCTTCGGCAAGACCGCGCTGGTCAAGGGCGGCGCCGGGCTGATCCGGCGGCTGGGGCGCGATCACCTGACCGCGCCTGCCTATGCCGATCTGGTGCGGGAACGCGCGGCGCGCTCGCTGGGTCTGCCTGCGGGCATGCCGCATGAGCAGGTCGATGAACGCCTGGCGATGGTATCCCCCGATGCCGAGGGCCGCAGTTATGAAACATTGAGCGCATCCATGCGCGCCGCGCGCGACCGCCCCTCGATAGTCGCGGCGGCGCGCGCTCTTCATGCCTGGAAAAAGGAACGTTTGGGATGA
- a CDS encoding alpha/beta fold hydrolase produces the protein MRMKALVVALAISAMAVPLAAQPGPTTGQVAVDYAAKIQQGDVILRDFTFGSGETMAELRMHYATLGTPRRDASGRVTNAVMVLHGTGGTGLQFLQPQFANALFGPGEPLDITKYYVILPDNIGHGKSSKPSDGLKMGFPAYDYTDMVKAQRRMLVEGLKVDRLRLVMGTSMGCMHGFTWGQVDPGFIQAMMPMACLPMPIAGHNRMWRKAAIEGIKADPAWNGGNYASPPIMGLRVAASLLQVAGFAPLYLQKAFPTRDAADAYITQRIEASIKGIDANDTIYQIESSRNYDPSATVEQMTMPVTWINSSDDFINPWDYGVAEGFGKRLPDGKYLLIQATDDTRGHGTHTWAKFWKDELVALLARSEK, from the coding sequence ATGCGAATGAAGGCTTTGGTGGTGGCACTGGCGATCTCGGCGATGGCAGTGCCTCTGGCGGCGCAGCCCGGACCGACCACCGGACAGGTGGCGGTCGATTATGCGGCGAAGATTCAGCAGGGCGATGTCATCCTCAGGGATTTTACCTTCGGCAGCGGCGAAACGATGGCCGAGCTGCGGATGCATTATGCGACATTGGGCACGCCCAGGCGGGACGCTTCGGGCCGGGTGACGAATGCGGTGATGGTGCTGCACGGCACCGGCGGCACCGGGCTGCAGTTCCTCCAGCCGCAGTTCGCCAATGCGCTGTTCGGACCCGGCGAGCCGCTCGACATCACGAAGTATTACGTCATCCTCCCCGACAATATCGGCCATGGCAAATCGTCAAAGCCGTCCGATGGCCTGAAGATGGGTTTCCCCGCCTATGACTATACCGACATGGTCAAGGCACAGCGGCGGATGCTGGTCGAAGGGCTCAAGGTCGATCGGCTGCGGCTGGTGATGGGCACCTCGATGGGGTGCATGCACGGCTTCACCTGGGGGCAGGTCGATCCCGGCTTCATCCAGGCGATGATGCCGATGGCGTGCCTGCCGATGCCGATCGCCGGGCACAACCGCATGTGGCGCAAGGCCGCGATCGAGGGGATCAAGGCCGATCCGGCATGGAATGGCGGCAATTATGCCAGCCCGCCGATCATGGGGCTGCGCGTCGCCGCCAGCCTGTTGCAGGTCGCAGGCTTCGCGCCGCTCTATCTGCAAAAGGCGTTTCCCACCCGGGATGCTGCGGATGCCTATATCACGCAGCGGATCGAAGCCTCGATCAAGGGCATCGATGCCAATGACACGATCTACCAGATCGAATCCTCGCGCAATTACGACCCTTCGGCGACGGTCGAGCAGATGACCATGCCGGTCACCTGGATCAACTCCTCGGATGATTTCATCAATCCCTGGGATTATGGCGTGGCGGAAGGCTTCGGCAAGCGGCTGCCCGATGGCAAGTATCTGCTGATCCAGGCGACCGACGACACGCGCGGCCACGGCACCCACACCTGGGCGAAGTTCTGGAAAGACGAACTGGTGGCATTGCTGGCGCGCAGCGAGAAGTGA
- a CDS encoding GGDEF domain-containing protein, protein MTQWHKVLIAMGFSVGVTLVSMLAMAILTGEHIPWPFWAFAAVCPAIISGPVTYILASQAEVNRRLNQQLMATQAVLRAQADIDHLTGTLNRAAFYRQASDYADDAPACVLLADIDHFKAINDLHGHAAGDHALRLVARTLQAALRPNDLLGRVGGEEFAVLLAAMPEELGIVIAERARSAIAGLEVATADGTPVVLSISIGVAPLEAGDSLEQALAQADAAMYAAKRGGRNRVRAAG, encoded by the coding sequence ATGACCCAGTGGCACAAAGTCCTGATCGCTATGGGGTTCAGTGTGGGCGTCACTTTGGTGTCCATGCTGGCAATGGCGATATTGACCGGTGAACATATCCCCTGGCCGTTCTGGGCCTTTGCCGCCGTGTGCCCGGCGATCATCTCCGGCCCCGTCACCTATATCCTGGCCAGCCAGGCAGAAGTGAACCGCAGGTTGAACCAGCAGTTGATGGCAACCCAGGCGGTGCTGCGCGCGCAGGCCGATATCGACCATCTCACCGGCACGCTCAACCGCGCGGCATTCTATCGCCAGGCGTCCGACTATGCCGACGATGCGCCCGCCTGCGTTCTGCTGGCGGATATCGACCATTTCAAGGCGATCAACGATCTGCACGGCCATGCCGCAGGCGATCATGCGCTGCGCCTCGTGGCCAGGACACTGCAGGCCGCGCTGCGCCCGAACGATCTGCTCGGCCGCGTCGGGGGCGAGGAGTTCGCCGTCCTGCTGGCGGCCATGCCCGAGGAACTGGGTATCGTCATCGCCGAGCGGGCACGCTCGGCCATCGCCGGCCTCGAGGTCGCCACCGCAGATGGAACGCCGGTCGTCCTGTCGATCTCGATCGGGGTCGCGCCGCTGGAGGCGGGAGACTCGCTCGAACAGGCACTGGCGCAGGCTGATGCTGCGATGTACGCCGCCAAGCGCGGCGGCCGCAACCGGGTTCGCGCCGCAGGATAA
- a CDS encoding GGDEF domain-containing protein, producing the protein MNDVQGDEGAFAPQADMAMSHEQLALLCADLKQQNARLSARVRVLEDEICRDTLTPLYNRRHFEQAVALAIAHCQRYGSRSALLFIDVDDLKAINDTYGHAGGDEALRTVADVLVANVRSTDVVARIGGDEFALLLGTIGDDDVEQKIAELTAGIEACRPQFSGGKPCLSATFGHAFIHADDRADKVLARADSQMYRSKRLRGGARR; encoded by the coding sequence ATGAACGACGTTCAGGGCGACGAGGGTGCCTTTGCACCCCAGGCTGATATGGCGATGAGCCATGAACAGCTTGCGCTGCTCTGCGCCGATCTCAAGCAGCAGAACGCCAGGCTCAGCGCGCGGGTGCGCGTGCTCGAGGACGAAATCTGCCGCGACACGCTGACCCCTTTGTACAACCGTCGGCACTTCGAACAGGCGGTGGCGCTGGCGATCGCGCACTGCCAGCGTTATGGCAGTCGTTCTGCCCTTTTGTTCATCGATGTCGACGACCTCAAGGCGATCAACGATACCTATGGCCATGCCGGGGGCGACGAGGCGCTGCGCACTGTCGCGGACGTTCTGGTGGCCAATGTCCGCTCCACAGATGTCGTCGCGCGGATCGGTGGCGATGAATTCGCGCTGCTGCTCGGCACCATCGGCGACGATGATGTCGAGCAGAAGATCGCCGAACTGACCGCGGGAATCGAGGCGTGCCGACCGCAGTTTTCAGGCGGCAAACCCTGTCTTTCGGCGACCTTTGGCCATGCCTTCATCCATGCCGATGACCGCGCCGACAAGGTTCTGGCGCGCGCGGACAGCCAGATGTACCGCTCCAAACGCCTGCGCGGTGGCGCCCGCCGCTGA